In the Hemitrygon akajei chromosome 7, sHemAka1.3, whole genome shotgun sequence genome, one interval contains:
- the LOC140730944 gene encoding syncollin-like: MVGLPLPLAVWALCVAGVLSGCPEPSVLRNVNGERVCVRFYRDSSVLYDQCCGGGYFDVKSPADVPAIQSSWDDRVSSLVVGPRCQLTVWDKKNKRGHRRTFRTGVQLRLEEASRGFFGNWDNSISSYYCECS, translated from the coding sequence ATGGTGGGGCTGCCACTGCCGCTGGCTGTGTGGGCTCTGTGTGTGGCGGGGGTCCTGTCCGGGTGCCCCGAGCCCAGCGTCCTGCGGAACGTGAACGGGGAGCGGGTGTGTGTCCGCTTCTACCGGGACAGCAGCGTGCTGTACGACCAGTGCTGTGGCGGCGGCTACTTCGACGTCAAGAGCCCGGCCGACGTGCCGGCCATCCAGAGCTCCTGGGACGACCGCGTCTCCTCGCTGGTGGTGGGGCCCCGATGTCAGCTCACCGTGTGGGACAAGAAGAACAAGAGAGGCCACCGGAGGACGTTCCGTACCGGAGTGCAGCTCCGACTGGAGGAAGCGTCCCGGGGGTTCTTCGGGAACTGGGATAACTCCATCAGCTCCTACTACTGCGAATGCTCCTGA